One genomic region from Bacillus aquiflavi encodes:
- the sigF gene encoding RNA polymerase sporulation sigma factor SigF → MDVDVKNEKKQAYLKDYEVKDLIKKSQQGDQIARDVIVEKNMRLVWSVVQRFLNRGYEPDDLFQIGCIGLLKSVDKFDLSYDVKFSTYAVPMIIGEIQRFLRDDGTVKVSRSLKELGNKIRKAKDELSKQLSRIPTVTELAEFMDVPAEDIIMAQEAGRSPSSIHETVYENDGDPITLLDQIADGNDGSWFDQIALQEAIRGLEERERLIVYLRYYKDQTQSEVAERLGISQVQVSRLEKKILQQMKDRMEI, encoded by the coding sequence ATGGATGTGGATGTCAAAAACGAAAAAAAGCAGGCGTATTTAAAGGATTATGAGGTAAAGGATCTTATTAAAAAGAGCCAGCAAGGAGATCAAATTGCTCGAGATGTCATCGTTGAAAAAAATATGCGTCTCGTTTGGTCAGTTGTTCAACGGTTTCTAAACAGGGGATATGAACCAGATGATCTTTTTCAAATTGGCTGTATCGGCCTGTTGAAGTCAGTGGACAAATTTGACCTCTCTTATGATGTAAAATTTTCAACATACGCAGTTCCGATGATCATTGGAGAGATTCAACGGTTTTTAAGGGATGATGGAACTGTAAAAGTGAGCCGTTCTTTGAAGGAGCTTGGCAATAAAATTAGAAAAGCAAAAGATGAACTTTCAAAACAACTAAGTAGAATTCCGACAGTAACGGAATTAGCAGAGTTTATGGATGTTCCTGCTGAAGATATCATTATGGCGCAGGAAGCAGGGCGTTCTCCATCGTCTATCCATGAAACTGTTTATGAAAATGATGGCGATCCGATCACTTTACTTGATCAAATCGCAGATGGAAATGATGGGTCTTGGTTTGACCAAATTGCTCTTCAAGAGGCAATACGCGGACTGGAAGAAAGAGAACGACTTATCGTCTATTTGCGATACTATAAAGATCAAACTCAATCTGAAGTAGCAGAAAGACTTGGGATCTCTCAAGTACAAGTTTCTCGGCTAGAGAAAAAGATTCTGCAGCAAATGAAAGACCGTATGGAAATATAA
- the spoIIAB gene encoding anti-sigma F factor produces the protein MKNEMHLQFSALSQNESFARVTVAAFIAQLDPTMDELTEIKTVVSEAVTNSIIHGYESDPSGVVYISVVIEDGIIDLTIKDNGIGISNIEEARQPLFTTKPELERSGMGFTIMENFMDEVKVDSQPGKGTKIRLIKHLTKSKMLCN, from the coding sequence ATGAAGAATGAGATGCACCTTCAGTTCAGCGCATTAAGTCAAAATGAATCGTTTGCTCGTGTAACAGTAGCTGCCTTTATTGCCCAACTTGATCCGACAATGGATGAACTAACAGAAATTAAAACAGTTGTTTCTGAGGCGGTCACAAATTCGATCATTCACGGTTATGAAAGTGATCCAAGCGGAGTCGTCTATATTTCTGTTGTCATTGAGGATGGAATCATTGATTTGACAATTAAAGACAATGGTATTGGCATTTCAAATATCGAAGAAGCCCGTCAGCCGTTATTTACAACAAAGCCCGAATTAGAACGTTCGGGTATGGGTTTTACGATCATGGAGAACTTCATGGATGAAGTAAAGGTTGATTCCCAACCGGGCAAAGGGACCAAAATTCGACTCATTAAGCATTTAACTAAGAGCAAAATGCTATGTAATTAA
- the spoIIAA gene encoding anti-sigma F factor antagonist has protein sequence MSLNIDMEVRHDVLCVRLSGELDHHSAEKLRDEATKAIEKYEIRHIVLNLEQLSFMDSSGLGVILGRYKQIKQMHGEMVVCAISPAVKRLFEMSGLFKIIRLDPTEQYALKRLGVA, from the coding sequence GTGAGTCTTAACATTGATATGGAAGTGAGACATGATGTTTTATGTGTTCGCCTTAGTGGAGAGTTAGATCATCACTCTGCAGAAAAGCTTCGTGACGAAGCAACGAAAGCAATTGAAAAATATGAAATTCGCCATATTGTACTTAATTTGGAGCAATTATCATTTATGGACAGCTCAGGACTTGGTGTTATTTTGGGGAGATACAAACAAATTAAACAAATGCATGGTGAAATGGTTGTATGTGCAATTTCTCCAGCTGTAAAACGATTGTTTGAGATGTCAGGTTTATTTAAAATTATCCGTCTAGATCCGACAGAACAGTATGCATTAAAAAGATTGGGGGTTGCATAA
- a CDS encoding D-alanyl-D-alanine carboxypeptidase family protein: MKRIITFFLIFFIIFLIGVPVSFAEEKGSGAQLVENATSAILIERDTGTVLYEKNSDEKLPPASMTKIMTMLLIMEAIDEGKLSMNEKIRTSERAASMGGSQIFLEAGEEMTTEEMLQGIAIASGNDASVAMAERLAGSEEAFTEMMNKKAKELGLKNTFFQNSTGLPADKHYSSARDMAIMAKELLKYEEITKFTGTYESYLREDTDDKFWLVNTNRLVRFYPGVDGLKTGFTKEAKYCLNATAERDGMRVIAVVFGSPTSKDRNAQITKMLDYAFGLYKTHPMYKRNHPVGKVSVSKGKKKTVEAVTSEPISLLTKKGEDIKNIEEEISVQGHVNAPIKKTDKVGTITFKKDGKVLLESSLIAKEEIKKANWWELFKRSLGMFTRPGE; encoded by the coding sequence ATGAAACGTATAATCACATTTTTTCTTATATTCTTTATTATTTTTTTAATTGGCGTTCCTGTTAGTTTTGCAGAAGAAAAAGGAAGTGGAGCACAGCTAGTTGAAAATGCAACGTCCGCAATCTTAATTGAGCGTGATACGGGCACTGTGTTATATGAAAAAAATAGTGATGAAAAACTTCCGCCGGCAAGTATGACAAAAATAATGACCATGTTATTAATAATGGAAGCAATTGACGAAGGTAAACTATCGATGAATGAAAAAATCCGTACAAGTGAACGTGCTGCGTCAATGGGAGGATCGCAAATTTTTCTTGAGGCAGGAGAGGAAATGACAACAGAAGAAATGCTCCAAGGGATTGCAATTGCTTCTGGTAATGATGCATCCGTTGCAATGGCAGAGCGGTTAGCAGGTTCAGAGGAAGCGTTTACCGAAATGATGAATAAAAAAGCAAAAGAATTAGGGTTGAAAAACACCTTTTTTCAAAACTCAACGGGTCTTCCAGCTGACAAACATTACAGTTCAGCACGAGATATGGCCATTATGGCAAAAGAGCTATTGAAATATGAAGAAATTACTAAATTCACTGGTACATACGAATCGTATTTACGTGAAGATACCGATGATAAATTTTGGTTAGTTAACACAAACCGACTTGTCAGATTTTATCCTGGAGTAGATGGCCTAAAGACAGGTTTTACAAAAGAAGCGAAATATTGTTTAAATGCTACTGCTGAGAGAGATGGTATGCGCGTGATCGCAGTTGTCTTTGGTTCACCTACATCTAAAGATAGAAATGCACAAATAACAAAGATGCTTGATTATGCTTTTGGCTTGTATAAAACACACCCAATGTACAAACGAAATCACCCCGTTGGTAAAGTATCTGTTAGTAAAGGGAAAAAGAAGACGGTAGAAGCTGTTACAAGTGAACCAATCTCATTATTAACAAAAAAAGGGGAAGACATTAAAAACATAGAAGAAGAAATTTCGGTGCAAGGTCATGTAAATGCACCAATAAAAAAAACCGATAAAGTCGGTACGATCACATTTAAAAAGGATGGAAAAGTGCTGCTCGAGAGTTCGCTCATTGCTAAAGAGGAAATAAAAAAGGCAAATTGGTGGGAATTGTTTAAGCGCTCTCTAGGAATGTTCACAAGACCTGGTGAATAA
- a CDS encoding pyrimidine-nucleoside phosphorylase produces the protein MRMVDLIEKKRDGLELTTAEIQFIIKGYTDGSIPDYQMSALLMAIYFQGMSQTERADLTMAMVDSGDKIDLSNINGIKVDKHSTGGVGDTTTLVLGPLVASVGVPVAKMSGRGLSHTGGTIDKLESVAGFHVEVQNNEFIKLVNQNKVAVIGQSGNLTPADKKLYALRDVTGTVNSIPLIATSIMSKKIAAGADAIILDVKTGNGAFMKSIDDARELAKAMVSIGNNVGRKTIAIISDMSQPLGFAIGNALEVKEAIETLRGEGPADLTELCLTLGSHMVCLAQKASSLEEARKKLENAISSGSALEKMKIFLSSQGGDATVVDHVKKLPQAKYTFELEAKQSGYVSEIVADAVGHAAMLLGAGRATKESIIDLAVGLVLNKKIGDYVTKGDSLVTIYSNFEDVSEIKSQLDANIKISLNKVKSPKLIYEEIL, from the coding sequence ATGAGAATGGTTGACTTAATCGAGAAAAAGCGTGACGGTCTTGAATTAACAACAGCTGAAATTCAATTTATAATTAAAGGATATACAGACGGTTCGATCCCTGATTACCAAATGAGCGCTCTATTAATGGCGATTTATTTTCAAGGAATGTCTCAAACTGAAAGAGCGGATTTAACAATGGCGATGGTCGATTCTGGGGATAAAATTGATTTATCTAACATCAACGGGATAAAGGTTGATAAGCATTCTACTGGTGGAGTTGGAGATACAACAACGCTCGTTCTAGGTCCCTTAGTTGCATCCGTCGGTGTTCCAGTAGCGAAAATGTCTGGTCGCGGTTTAAGCCACACAGGCGGAACAATTGATAAATTGGAATCGGTTGCTGGTTTCCATGTAGAAGTTCAAAACAACGAATTTATTAAACTTGTGAATCAAAATAAAGTTGCTGTAATTGGACAAAGTGGAAATTTAACACCTGCTGATAAAAAGCTTTACGCGTTGCGAGATGTAACCGGTACAGTTAACAGCATTCCACTTATCGCAACTTCAATTATGAGTAAAAAAATTGCCGCTGGTGCAGATGCAATCATTTTAGATGTTAAAACCGGCAATGGGGCTTTCATGAAAAGTATCGACGATGCACGGGAGCTTGCTAAAGCGATGGTGTCGATCGGGAACAATGTTGGTCGGAAAACAATAGCGATTATTTCAGATATGAGCCAGCCACTTGGTTTCGCAATTGGAAATGCACTTGAAGTAAAGGAAGCGATAGAGACGTTAAGAGGAGAAGGGCCAGCTGATTTAACCGAGCTCTGTTTAACACTTGGCAGTCACATGGTTTGTCTTGCTCAAAAAGCGAGCTCATTAGAAGAAGCACGAAAAAAGCTTGAAAATGCAATTAGCAGCGGAAGTGCTCTTGAGAAGATGAAAATATTTTTAAGCTCACAAGGCGGCGATGCAACAGTTGTTGATCATGTGAAAAAACTTCCCCAAGCAAAGTATACATTTGAACTCGAAGCAAAACAATCAGGTTATGTATCAGAAATTGTTGCAGACGCTGTTGGCCATGCGGCGATGTTATTAGGAGCTGGACGAGCAACGAAAGAATCAATAATTGACCTTGCTGTTGGTCTTGTTTTAAATAAAAAAATTGGTGACTACGTAACAAAAGGCGACTCTTTAGTTACTATCTATAGCAATTTTGAAGATGTCTCAGAAATAAAGAGTCAATTAGATGCTAATATTAAAATTTCTCTTAATAAAGTAAAATCACCTAAACTGATTTATGAGGAAATTTTATAA
- a CDS encoding purine-nucleoside phosphorylase yields the protein MNVKIEEAALFLKEKIKDKPKIGLILGSGLGVLAEEIKGDTKIPYNQIPGFPVSTVQGHAGQLVFGEINGVTVAAMQGRFHFYEGYSFEKITFPIRVMKELGVEKLLVTNAAGGVNESFTPGDLMLISDHINNMGSNPLIGANDEKLGPRFPDMSEAYCKELRQIAKETAALLNFNVKEGVYFGNTGPSYETPAEVRMIRTLGGDAVGMSTVPEVIVARHANMKVLGISCISNMAAGILDKPLTHKEVIETTEKVKADFLMYVKELIKAIAK from the coding sequence ATGAATGTGAAAATTGAAGAAGCAGCTTTATTTCTTAAAGAAAAAATAAAAGACAAACCTAAAATCGGCTTGATCTTAGGGTCAGGACTTGGTGTATTAGCTGAGGAAATTAAAGGTGATACAAAAATTCCATATAATCAAATTCCCGGTTTTCCAGTATCAACGGTACAAGGTCATGCTGGACAGCTCGTATTTGGTGAAATAAATGGTGTGACCGTTGCAGCAATGCAAGGAAGATTTCACTTTTATGAAGGCTACAGCTTTGAAAAAATAACGTTCCCAATCCGAGTGATGAAAGAGCTTGGCGTCGAAAAGCTTCTCGTAACGAATGCTGCAGGAGGGGTCAATGAAAGCTTTACCCCAGGTGATTTAATGCTTATTTCTGATCATATTAATAACATGGGATCAAATCCATTAATTGGTGCAAATGATGAAAAGCTTGGTCCTCGTTTTCCAGACATGTCGGAAGCATATTGTAAAGAACTTCGACAAATTGCAAAAGAAACAGCAGCTCTTTTAAACTTTAATGTGAAAGAAGGGGTATATTTCGGAAATACTGGTCCTTCATATGAAACACCAGCGGAAGTTCGAATGATCCGGACTTTAGGCGGAGACGCTGTTGGAATGTCAACAGTTCCTGAAGTTATTGTGGCACGCCATGCGAACATGAAAGTGTTGGGGATTTCTTGTATATCAAATATGGCAGCGGGAATTTTAGACAAACCGTTAACACATAAAGAAGTGATTGAGACAACAGAAAAGGTGAAGGCTGACTTTTTAATGTACGTAAAAGAACTAATCAAAGCGATCGCCAAATAA
- the deoB gene encoding phosphopentomutase: MGLYKYNRVFLIVLDSVGIGEAPDAEKFGDKGADTLGHIAEKMNGLHMPNMGKLGLGNIRPINGIEKEEQKLSYYTKMQESSEGKDTMTGHWEIMGLHIQKPFKVFPNGFPKELIHELEARTGRKVIGNKAASGTGIIEELGEVHMETGHIIVYTSADSVLQIAAHEEVVPLEELYTICKIARELTLKDEYKVGRVIARPFIGKPGEFQRTANRHDYALKPFERTVMNELEDSGLDVIAIGKIADIYDGEGITKSLRTVSNMDGVNKLIETIDMDFIGLSFVNLVDFDAMFGHRRDPIGYGKALQEFDARLPEILSKLKDDDLLIITADHGNDPIHHGTDHTREFVPLLVYSKRMNNSKELRVRETFADVGATIAENFNVKMPKNGKSFLNDLQ; encoded by the coding sequence ATGGGCTTATATAAATATAATCGCGTCTTTTTAATAGTATTGGATTCAGTTGGAATCGGAGAAGCTCCTGATGCCGAAAAGTTTGGCGATAAAGGTGCGGATACATTAGGTCACATTGCCGAAAAAATGAACGGTCTTCACATGCCGAATATGGGTAAGCTCGGTTTAGGCAATATTCGCCCCATTAATGGGATTGAAAAAGAAGAACAAAAACTCTCGTATTACACAAAAATGCAAGAGTCTTCAGAAGGTAAGGATACGATGACAGGGCATTGGGAAATTATGGGCCTACATATACAAAAACCATTTAAAGTATTCCCGAACGGTTTTCCGAAGGAACTTATTCATGAGTTAGAAGCTAGAACCGGGAGAAAAGTGATCGGAAATAAAGCAGCCAGTGGAACAGGCATTATCGAAGAACTTGGAGAAGTTCATATGGAAACCGGTCATATTATCGTATATACATCCGCTGATTCTGTACTGCAAATTGCCGCTCATGAAGAAGTAGTTCCATTAGAAGAACTTTATACAATTTGTAAAATTGCCCGAGAACTTACCTTAAAAGATGAATATAAGGTTGGTCGAGTAATTGCAAGACCGTTTATCGGGAAACCAGGCGAATTTCAACGGACAGCAAATCGGCATGATTATGCGTTAAAACCGTTTGAAAGAACTGTTATGAATGAATTAGAAGATTCAGGTCTTGACGTGATCGCTATCGGAAAAATTGCTGATATCTATGATGGTGAAGGGATAACAAAATCATTGCGCACAGTTTCAAACATGGACGGAGTAAATAAGTTAATTGAAACAATAGATATGGATTTCATCGGATTAAGCTTTGTTAATCTAGTTGATTTTGATGCAATGTTTGGGCATCGCCGCGATCCAATTGGCTATGGAAAAGCATTGCAGGAGTTTGACGCTCGGTTGCCAGAAATACTCTCCAAATTAAAAGATGACGATTTACTCATCATTACGGCTGATCATGGAAATGATCCTATTCATCACGGTACAGATCATACACGAGAGTTCGTGCCATTATTAGTGTATTCTAAAAGAATGAATAATAGCAAAGAATTACGAGTAAGAGAAACATTTGCTGATGTTGGGGCAACAATTGCGGAAAATTTCAACGTTAAAATGCCGAAAAACGGGAAAAGTTTTTTAAATGATCTGCAATAG
- the xerD gene encoding site-specific tyrosine recombinase XerD, translating into MEDLLHDFLHFLIVEKGLAKNTIVAYERDLKNYIKYITKEENISNLTDVRRIQIIHFLSSLKDQGKSARTLARHVASIRSFHQFLLREKAVDQDPTVHLDSPQLERTLPKVLSFKEVEMLLEHPNNRDHFGIRNKAMLELLYATGIRVSELIGLNIGDVHLTMGFVRCIGKGNKERIIPIGQTATESLQKYLQTGRPRLVSKKYRDEALFLNHHGRRLSRQGFWKILKGISKEAGIKKELTPHTLRHSFATHLLENGADLRSVQELLGHADISTTQIYTHVTKVRLKDVYSKFHPRA; encoded by the coding sequence ATGGAAGACCTTTTACATGACTTTCTTCATTTTTTAATTGTTGAGAAAGGCTTAGCAAAAAATACGATAGTTGCATATGAACGTGATTTAAAAAATTATATAAAGTACATAACTAAAGAAGAGAACATTTCAAATTTAACTGATGTTAGACGGATACAAATTATTCATTTTTTATCGTCGTTGAAAGATCAAGGAAAGTCAGCAAGGACGTTAGCTAGACATGTTGCATCAATCCGGTCGTTTCATCAGTTTTTATTACGTGAAAAAGCAGTCGATCAAGATCCAACTGTCCATTTAGATTCACCGCAGTTAGAGCGGACATTGCCGAAAGTACTTAGTTTTAAAGAAGTAGAAATGTTACTCGAACATCCGAACAATCGTGATCATTTTGGAATCCGAAATAAAGCAATGCTTGAACTTCTTTATGCAACTGGAATTCGTGTAAGTGAGTTAATCGGTCTAAATATAGGGGATGTTCATTTAACAATGGGGTTTGTTCGCTGTATCGGTAAAGGGAATAAAGAACGGATCATTCCAATAGGACAAACTGCGACTGAATCTCTTCAAAAATATTTACAAACGGGAAGACCGCGTTTAGTTTCAAAAAAATACAGGGATGAAGCATTATTTTTAAATCATCATGGAAGAAGACTTTCCCGTCAAGGCTTTTGGAAAATTTTAAAAGGAATTTCAAAAGAGGCTGGAATAAAAAAAGAACTGACACCGCATACACTTCGTCATTCCTTTGCGACTCATTTGTTGGAAAACGGTGCTGATTTAAGGTCTGTTCAAGAGTTGCTTGGCCATGCTGATATTTCGACAACACAAATATATACTCATGTGACGAAAGTACGTTTAAAGGACGTGTATAGTAAATTTCACCCGCGAGCTTAA
- a CDS encoding YqzK family protein: MKKWLQLSLKTIKVFILFTACTILFYYGIIWINEEYEGYRRYDEPKGSAIKVTSQTSDINYSLFDRLILFYLIGE; encoded by the coding sequence ATGAAAAAATGGCTTCAATTATCATTAAAAACGATCAAAGTATTTATTCTCTTTACAGCGTGCACAATTTTATTTTATTATGGGATTATATGGATAAATGAAGAGTACGAAGGTTATCGTCGTTATGATGAACCGAAAGGATCAGCAATTAAAGTGACTTCTCAAACAAGCGATATAAATTATTCATTATTTGATCGGCTTATTTTGTTTTATTTAATAGGAGAGTAA
- the fur gene encoding ferric iron uptake transcriptional regulator, which translates to MENRIERIKKQLHSSSYKLTPQREATVRVLLEHEEDHLSAEDVYLLVKEKSPEIGLATVYRTLELLTELKIVDKINFGDGVSRYDLRQEGAVHFHHHLVCIECGSVDEIQEDLLEDVEVIVERDWKFKIKDHRLTFHGICHRCQEKE; encoded by the coding sequence ATGGAAAACAGAATCGAAAGAATTAAAAAACAATTGCATTCTTCAAGCTATAAGTTAACACCGCAGCGTGAGGCAACTGTTCGTGTTTTATTGGAACATGAAGAGGATCATTTAAGTGCGGAAGATGTATACCTCCTTGTAAAAGAAAAATCGCCTGAGATTGGTTTAGCTACAGTTTATCGAACGTTAGAACTGTTAACGGAATTGAAAATTGTTGATAAAATTAACTTCGGTGACGGAGTTTCCCGATACGATTTAAGACAGGAAGGAGCCGTTCATTTTCATCACCATTTAGTTTGTATCGAATGTGGATCTGTGGATGAAATTCAAGAAGATTTACTTGAAGACGTAGAGGTAATCGTTGAACGAGATTGGAAGTTTAAGATTAAAGATCATCGATTAACATTCCATGGTATTTGCCATCGTTGCCAAGAAAAAGAATGA
- the spoIIM gene encoding stage II sporulation protein M, protein MKKRKYKNLIADHIQEHSSIYLFVVVLFSIGVIFGAVVVNSLNFTQKEDLFYYLSQFFGQVSNGEVASNKELLLQSLFHNSKFIGLMWILGVSVIGLPVILILLFIKGMVVGFTVGFLVNQMGWSGFWLAFVSILPQNLIIVPVFIVTASLSITLSLKMIRKQFMKTYNQPVAPLFVRYFFSFVIAVMFFSIAAGIEAYLSPVLMKSVISSVGSL, encoded by the coding sequence ATGAAGAAACGTAAATACAAGAATCTTATTGCAGATCATATACAAGAACATTCCTCAATTTATTTATTTGTAGTTGTCCTTTTTTCTATCGGGGTCATTTTTGGAGCAGTCGTTGTTAATAGTTTAAATTTTACCCAAAAAGAAGATTTGTTTTATTATTTATCGCAATTTTTTGGACAAGTTTCTAATGGAGAAGTAGCGTCAAATAAAGAATTGCTTTTGCAAAGCCTCTTTCATAATAGTAAATTTATTGGTTTGATGTGGATATTAGGTGTTTCAGTCATCGGTTTGCCTGTTATTCTCATTTTATTATTTATCAAAGGAATGGTTGTTGGCTTTACAGTAGGTTTTCTCGTAAATCAAATGGGCTGGAGCGGATTTTGGCTCGCCTTTGTATCTATATTGCCGCAAAATTTAATTATTGTTCCAGTCTTTATTGTAACTGCATCATTGTCTATCACTTTATCACTTAAAATGATTCGCAAGCAATTTATGAAAACATACAACCAGCCTGTTGCTCCATTATTTGTCCGCTATTTTTTTTCATTTGTGATTGCAGTCATGTTTTTTTCAATTGCTGCAGGAATAGAAGCTTACTTATCACCTGTTCTTATGAAGTCTGTTATTAGTTCAGTAGGTTCATTATAA
- a CDS encoding endonuclease Q family protein: MNRYYADLHIHIGRTFTGKAVKITGAKTLTFSNIIETAKVRKGLQMIGIIDCHSPEVIVEMENLIESGTLIEHEEGGIIYGDVTIIPGSELEIYDEHCKGPIHVLCFFPTLAQMKSFSQWLSNYLKNIHLSSQRVYITGKELQRKVKGLSGLFIPAHVFTPFKSLYGRGVSKSLTEVFDPKLIDGIELGLSSNTEMADHLLELRQYTFLSNSDAHSLGKIAREYQMIEMERPTFVELKKALMQKGGRRIAANFGLDPLLGKYHRTVCAKCFTLLTNNEAICPSCNSTKIIKGVSERIKELTTAHSLLQDRPPYIHQIPLEFIPGLGPKMLDTLLAHFGTEMAVLHHVPYEALRKVVPRKIADFIVNARLGNLHLEAGGGGKYGKISNE; the protein is encoded by the coding sequence ATGAACCGTTATTATGCAGATTTGCACATTCATATCGGCAGAACATTTACTGGGAAAGCGGTAAAAATAACGGGTGCCAAAACATTAACATTTTCAAATATTATTGAAACCGCTAAAGTCCGAAAAGGCTTGCAGATGATCGGAATTATTGATTGCCATTCACCTGAAGTGATTGTTGAGATGGAGAACTTAATTGAGAGTGGGACCCTCATTGAGCATGAGGAGGGAGGCATAATATATGGAGATGTAACAATCATTCCAGGGTCAGAATTGGAAATTTATGATGAGCATTGTAAAGGACCCATTCATGTTTTATGCTTTTTTCCAACATTGGCTCAAATGAAAAGCTTTTCGCAATGGCTATCAAATTATTTGAAGAATATTCATTTAAGCTCGCAAAGAGTGTATATAACAGGAAAAGAATTACAAAGAAAAGTAAAAGGACTTTCAGGTTTGTTTATTCCAGCTCATGTATTTACTCCATTTAAAAGTTTATACGGAAGAGGGGTAAGTAAATCATTAACTGAAGTGTTTGATCCTAAGCTTATTGACGGAATTGAGCTTGGCCTTAGTTCTAATACAGAAATGGCTGATCATCTTCTTGAACTTCGTCAATATACTTTTTTATCTAACTCAGATGCACATTCTCTTGGAAAAATTGCCCGGGAATATCAAATGATTGAAATGGAAAGACCTACGTTTGTTGAGTTGAAAAAGGCATTAATGCAAAAAGGAGGCAGAAGGATTGCTGCCAATTTCGGGCTTGATCCACTATTAGGAAAATATCATCGGACAGTTTGTGCTAAATGCTTTACATTACTAACAAATAATGAGGCAATTTGTCCATCTTGTAATAGCACAAAAATCATAAAAGGTGTTTCTGAACGGATAAAAGAATTAACAACAGCACATTCTTTATTACAAGACAGACCGCCATATATTCATCAAATCCCATTAGAATTTATTCCAGGGCTTGGACCGAAAATGCTCGATACGCTTCTTGCTCATTTTGGAACAGAAATGGCAGTGCTTCATCATGTTCCTTATGAAGCGTTAAGAAAAGTTGTCCCAAGAAAAATAGCTGACTTCATTGTTAATGCCCGGTTAGGCAACCTCCATCTTGAAGCTGGAGGCGGAGGAAAGTACGGAAAAATCTCAAATGAGTAA
- a CDS encoding NUDIX hydrolase: MNDLEEKTIKSEEIFTGKVISLQVDEVKLPNGKMSKREIVKHPGAVAILPITNDKKIVMVEQFRKPLERTIVEIPAGKLEKDEEPALCAARELEEETGYECSNMEWLISFYTSPGFADEIIHLYIATGLSKKENAATLDEDEFVNIVELTLDEALNYIKEQKIFDAKTAYAVQYLQLIEEKEGK, from the coding sequence ATGAATGATTTAGAAGAAAAAACAATAAAATCTGAAGAAATTTTTACAGGTAAAGTGATTAGTCTTCAAGTGGATGAAGTGAAGCTTCCAAATGGAAAAATGTCAAAACGGGAAATTGTTAAGCATCCTGGAGCTGTTGCTATTTTACCCATAACAAATGATAAAAAAATTGTCATGGTAGAGCAATTTCGAAAGCCGTTAGAACGAACAATCGTTGAAATTCCGGCTGGTAAGCTAGAAAAAGATGAGGAGCCAGCTTTATGTGCTGCAAGAGAGCTTGAGGAAGAGACTGGATATGAGTGTAGCAACATGGAGTGGCTAATCTCATTTTATACATCCCCAGGATTTGCTGATGAAATCATTCATTTATATATTGCTACAGGATTAAGTAAAAAAGAAAATGCCGCTACCCTTGACGAAGATGAATTTGTCAACATTGTAGAATTGACCCTTGATGAGGCGCTTAATTATATAAAGGAACAAAAAATTTTTGATGCGAAAACAGCTTACGCAGTACAATATTTACAATTAATAGAGGAAAAGGAAGGAAAATGA